One region of Centropristis striata isolate RG_2023a ecotype Rhode Island chromosome 3, C.striata_1.0, whole genome shotgun sequence genomic DNA includes:
- the LOC131968615 gene encoding prostacyclin synthase-like, with protein MIWTVFLLVQAVLLYFILNNRSRSKNDPPLDKGVIPWLGHALEFGKDASKFLSRMKQKHGDIFTVRVAGRYVTVLLDPHSYDAVINDSDSLDFSRYAQVLMERIFNLRLPHHQPAKAKAMMIKHFQGMNLGALNSSVSSHLQALLKAEMPKNRKDWKEEGLFNFSYSLLFKAGYLTLFGGEQNNNSTDPSSVYEEYKKFDGLLTKMARGTLKPEEKRTAQSVRQRLWELLAPAGLNEDSGSSPWLHAYRLLLQKEGADKDTQKKAILMQLWATQGNVGPAAFWLLGYLLTNPEALTAVKREFSGISLMETSETSLLDRPVHTPVFDSVLEETLRLTAAPFITREVVQEKTLHMADGQEYLLRKGDRVCLFPFSSPQMDPEIHAEPQKFKYDRFLNEDGSVKRDFYKGGRRLKYYTMPWGAGTNGCVGKQFAINTIRQFVYLVLTKYDLELCDPNAQMPEVNASRYGFGMLQPKEDLLVRCKPRNTH; from the exons ATGATCTGGACCGTTTTTCTGCTTGTCCAAGCTGTCCTGCTTTATTTCATTCTCAACAACAGATCGAG atCCAAGAATGATCCACCCCTAGACAAAGGAGTTATCCCGTGGTTGGGCCATGCACTTGAATTTGGAAAAGATGCTTCAAAGTTCTTGAGTCGAATGAAGCAGAAACATGGAGACATTTTCACA GTGCGTGTTGCTGGCCGTTACGTGACGGTGCTGCTGGATCCGCACTCGTACGACGCGGTCATCAATGACTCGGACTCCCTGGACTTCTCTCGCTACGCTCAGGTGCTCATGGAGAGGATCTTCAACCTGCGGCTCCCACATCACCAGCCGGCTAAAGCCAAAGCTATGATGATAAA GCACTTCCAGGGGATGAATTTGGGGGCCCTGAACAGTTCCGTGAGCAGTCACCTGCAGGCTTTGCTGAAAGCTGAGATGCCTAAGAACCGGAAAGACTGGAAAGAGGAGGGACTGTTCAACTTCTCTTACAGCTTACTTTTCAA GGCGGGGTACCTGACGCTGTTCGGCGGAGAGCAGAATAACAACAGCACAGATCCCTCAAGTGTCTACGAGGAGTACAAGAAGTTTGATGGACTCTTAACCAAAATGGCGAGAGGAACGCTAAAGCCAG aggagaagaggacaGCCCAGAGTGTTCGCCAGAGGCTGTGGGAGCTCCTGGCTCCAGCAGGTCTGAATGAGGACTCGGGGTCAAGCCCGTGGCTTCACGCCTACAGACTGCTCCTGCAGAAGGAGGGGGctgacaaagacacacagaagaAAGCTATACTGATGCAACTGTGGGCCACCCAG ggtAATGTTGGTCCTGCTGCATTTTGGCTGTTGGGCTACTTGTTGACGAATCCTGAAGCTCTGACAGCAGTGAAGAGGGAGTTCAGCGGGATCTCACTGATGGAAACCTCCGAGACCTCATTACTGGACAGACCTGTGCACACCCCTGTGTTTG ATAGCGTTTTGGAAGAGACACTTAGACTCACCGCTGCCCCCTTCATCACCAGAGAGGTAGTGCAGGAAAAGACGCTCCACATGGCTGACGGTCAAGAGTACCTGCTAAGGAAAGGAGACAGGGTGTGTTTGTTCCCCTTCAGCAGCCCTCAGATGGACCCTGAGATTCACGCAGAGCCACAG aaattcAAGTACGATCGCTTCCTGAACGAAGATGGATCGGTGAAGAGAGATTTTTATAAAGGAGGGAGGCGGCTGAAATATTACACCATGCCGTGGGGCGCAGGGACCAATGGCTGTGTGGGGAAGCAGTTTGCCATCAATACCATCAGACA GTTTGTTTACTTGGTGTTGACTAAGTACGATTTGGAGCTGTGCGACCCAAATGCTCAGATGCCGGAGGTAAATGCCAGTCGTTATGGATTTGGGATGCTGCAGCCAAAGGAGGACTTGCTTGTCCGATGCAAACCTAGGAATACACACTag